A single region of the Halichondria panicea chromosome 10, odHalPani1.1, whole genome shotgun sequence genome encodes:
- the LOC135342526 gene encoding mucin-2-like yields the protein MKLWLVLLLLGFTSHEHGVSGMSSGSGSGMEMDCMLCPNSTQVSSEPTSVPVSPSTSQMFSVIAVSTNLLMLAPSTFAQSSIATSTVQSLSVVSTIVPGASVAATSGIIVPTSIIETISPSSSIAASSTSIDATSAIIVPSSSIAASSTSIDATSSISVPSPSIAASSTSIDATSAIIVPSPSIAASSSTSIDATSAIIVPSPSIAASSTSTDATSSIIVPSPSIAPSIPIQLSATTSSFFVQLTSESASSTREESVSTATREMSSSTSPVSSRVITPVSTVAPSVTTAATPLPSVTPPPITTSPPATPSIWDQIREFFTTLNINELSGFIAGGVVVLILSVIVCLCCCCYICKRVRKRRKQRKYNIDTSMTVTNQGVSSMYSNGTTTRLRPPLNSDSSFRDTAHFELNQNQFDGSGVDATRYEQRTWDTPHENERLIGDASVENDVTNGTGPSQPHRSQLSIPGDDVFLEAPLPELTPMTYSSQIFNSSSLHQGLSVDDDPMHGGVRKLSLSGEYMQRIPGGSPSLRHPTRMLKSIESEDTKSAQGSRISMPGSKNSMQGSRPSVFSSQTSFMQSGSRSQMFSSALSNEPISSGANKHREDDTLSLPLSGRTTSPLLSLNSSFEAPTRDEPSGRAAPFLVASHSLGASGKDFASMTSIPNILSPELGTVRVPMDLDPKPESKSESVSSRRLSLINHDLSALTTISDDKPKSEAKKSKELKEAPKKEEETGTPKKLRSRMSRLEMLTSLRASMRKAAKKVSFTKGKKQKENVVLTNDSALSDQETTPTKDNPLRRPSDNSEPSPGDVRGAGRSRAYTDFAAQLSQPNLYYPPMAPHSNYHHPNNYQQLSQSYGFPYPPVQVPIDDPFGHGVPRPPPEFTTRYAGMITPDYSDLTTPDHGRYGNQDGVVTPEQYLQHDGSTSDEYPPHDQYPPHDQYPPQSTSSSDARRAVSPSISYTSNEERSTSPDHFPPTSEPYHRSRSPTHHAPGKPLPTVHERYKFDDIPSPDMFPPYIDSFTSPSRRPPPPPGGDHPEFFMEGGAHMYPPPPLLYPGGMPNGYPIPPPRGEYFDDRRRNSLEQHGYNRGLDQMGTFHEGRGSYDRTHADPYHPQQGSYEQAPGDFPHLRPHYNSRREYEQAEHDKRRSVMSDASDLSTASRTRVSWNTEVIEYARTPSDGSDFDLNQL from the exons ATGAAGTTGTGGTTAGTCCTGCTCTTGTTAGGTTTCACCAGCCATGAACATG GAGTTTCTGGAATGTCCAGTGGAAGTGGAAGTGGAATGGAGATGGATTGTATGCTCTGTCCCAATTCCACGCAGGTTTCCTCTGAGCCTACCAGTGTGCCAGTATCTCCGTCGACAAGCCAAATGTTTTCAGTAATCGCTGTTTCTACCAATCTGCTAATGCTTGCTCCCTCAACCTTTGCTCAAAGTTCGATTGCGACTTCCACGGTTCAGAGTTTAAGTGTGGTCTCAACTATTGTACCAGGAGCATCAGTTGCTGCAACCTCAGGCATTATTGTACCAACATCTATTATTGAAACCATTTCACCGAGCTCCAGCATTGCAGCAAGTTCAACGAGTATCGATGCTACCTCTGCCATCATTGTACCGAGCTCCAGCATTGCAGCAAGTTCAACGAGTATCGATGCTACCTCTAGCATCAGTGTACCAAGCCCCAGCATTGCAGCAAGTTCAACGAGTATCGATGCTACCTCTGCCATCATTGTACCGAGCCCCAGCATTGCAGCAAGTAGTTCAACGAGTATCGATGCTACCTCTGCCATCATTGTACCAAGCCCCAGCATTGCAGCAAGTTCAACGAGTACCGATGCTACCTCTAGCATCATTGTACCAAGCCCCAGCATTGCACCAAGTATACCAATTCAACTTAGCGCAACTACTTCGTCCTTCTTTGTACAACTAACTTCAGAGTCAGCAAGCTCCACCAGAGAAGAGAGTGTGTCTACAGCAACTCGTGAAATGAGCAGCTCAACTTCTCCCGTTAGCTCTCGAGTGATTACACCAGTCAGTACTGTTGCCCCTTCAGTAACCACAGCTGCCACCCCACTGCCCTCTGTGACACCACCGCCCATCACCACCTCACCTCCTGCTACTCCGTCAATTTGGGACC AGATTCGGGAATTTTTTACAACGTTAAATATTAATGAGCTGTCTGGATTCATCGCTGGAGGGGTGGTGGTGCTGATCCTGAGTGTGATAGTGTGTCTGTGCTGCTGCTGTTATATCTGCAAACGCGTGAGGAAAAGACGAAAACAGAGAAAGTACAACATCGATACCAG TATGACGGTGACCAATCAGGGAGTCTCCTCAATGTATTCCAACGGGACCACCACTCGTTTAAGACCTCCCCTCAACAGTGACTCCTCTTTCCGAGACACTGCACACTTTGAGCTGAACCAAAACCAGTTTGACGGGTCGGGCGTGGACGCCACTCGCTATGAACAGCGTACCTGGGATACACCTCATGAAAATGAACGACTCATCGgagatgcctcagtggagaaTGATGTTACTAATG gCACAGGCCCAAGTCAGCCTCATCGCAGTCAGCTGTCCATCCCTGGAGACGATGTGTTCCTAGAGGCCCCCCTACCCGAGCTAACCCCGATGACTTATTCCTCACAAATCTTCAACTCCTCTTCTCTCCATCAGGGTCTCTCTGTGGACGATGATCCCATGCACGGTGGTGTGCGTAAGCTCTCTCTCAGTGGGGAGTACATGCAGCGGATACCAGGGGGATCCCCCTCACTACGACACCCAACCAGAATGTTGAAAAGTATTGAAAGTGAGGATACAAAATCGGCTCAAGGCTCTCGTATTTCCATGCCCGGTTCCAAAAATTCGATGCAAGGCTCGCGTCCATCCGTATTCAGTTCCCAAACATCGTTTATGCAGAGTGGATCTCGCTCGCAAATGTTCAGTTCAGCTCTCTCTAACGAGCCGATTTCCTCAGGGGCAAACAAACACCGCGAGGACGACACGCTAAGTCTTCCTCTATCTGGCCGCACTACAAGCCCACTCCTTAGTCTGAATTCGTCCTTTGAAGCCCCTACACGAGACGAGCCCTCGGGACGTGCCGCCCCGTTCCTCGTAGCGTCACATAGCCTGGGAGCCAGCGGTAAAGATTTTGCAAGTATGACAAGTATTCCAAATATATTGTCACCAGAATTGGGTACAGTCAGGGTACCGATGGACCTTGACCCCAAACCTGAATCCAAGTCGGAGAGTGTGAGCAGTCGACGTTTGTCTCTAATTAACCACGATCTGAGTGCCTTAACTACTATCAGTGATGACAAACCGAAATCAGAGGCAAAGAAATCAAAAGAACTAAAGGAGGCACCAAAGAAGGAGGAGGAGACTGGAACACCAAAGAAGTTGCGCTCAAGAATGTCACGATTGGAGATGCTCACTTCATTACGAGCTAGTATGAggaaggcagcaaagaaagtcAGTTTCACTAAAGGCAAAAAACAGAAAGAAAACGTCGTGCTTACTAACGACTCTGCCCTCTCCGACcaggagaccacacccactaaagACAACCCCCTTCGTCGTCCCTCTGACAATTCCGAGCCCTCCCCTGGTGACGTGAGGGGGGCAGGGCGTTCAAGAGCTTACACTGACTTTGCTGCTCAACTGAGTCAACCCAATCTCTACTATCCTCCGATGGCTCCTCACTCGAACTATCACCATCCCAACAACTATCAACAGCTGAGTCAGTCGTATGGTTTCCCCTATCCGCCGGTACAAGTGCCAATTGATGATCCGTTTGGGCATGGCGTTCCTCGACCACCTCCGGAATTTACGACGCGATACGCTGGAATGATCACACCCGACTACTCGGACCTCACCACCCCTGATCATGGTCGCTATGGTAACCAGGACGGAGTGGTCACACCCGAACAGTACTTGCAACATGATGGCTCCACTTCTGACGAGTACCCCCCACACGATCAGTACCCCCCACACGACcaataccccccacagagcacGAGTTCGAGTGATGCACGACGAGCAGTTAGTCCGTCAATAAGCTACACATCAAACGAAGAACGTAGTACAAGTCCCGATCACTTTCCCCCGACCTCTGAACCCTACCACCGCTCACgtagccccacccaccatGCTCCTGGGAAGCCACTCCCAACCGTCCACGAGCGCTACAAGTTTGACGACATTCCAAGTCCGGATATGTTCCCTCCGTATATTGACAGTTTCACAAGCCCCAGCAGGAGACCACCGCCGCCACCTGGAGGAGATCACCCGGAGTTTTTCATGGAGGGTGGTGCACACATGTACCCTCCTCCACCTTTGCTGTACCCTGGGGGCATGCCCAATGGCTATCCTATTCCCCCACCACGCGGGGAGTATTTTGACGATAGGAGACGAAACAGTCTGGAGCAGCACGGCTATAATCGTGGCTTGGACCAAATGGGAACATTTCACGAGGGGAGAGGCAGTTATGACCGAACACACGCGGATCCTTACCACCCACAGCAGGGTAGCTACGAGCAGGCTCCAGGGGATTTCCCCCACCTACGCCCACATTACAATTCCAGGCGAGAGTACGAACAAGCGGAACATGATAAACGTCGGTCCGTTATGTCGGATGCCTCGGACTTGTCTACTGCGTCTCGTACTAGAGTGTCTTGGAACACAGAGGTTATTGAGTATGCGAGGACTCCTTCCGATGGTTCAGACTTTGACCTTAACCAATTATAA